The following nucleotide sequence is from Tissierellales bacterium.
AAAGTAGAGTATATTGGAGAGGATTTTACAGTTTTAGGAGACGAAGTTTGGCTTTATGAAGGATTTTTAAATATAATAAAAAATTCCCTAGAACATACTTTAGATAAAGTTGAAATAGAGTTTGTATCTAATCCAATATATAGAGAAATAAGGATAAAGGATAATGGAAAGGGATTAGAAGAGGAAGTTTTAAAAAGAATTTTCGATAGGTTTTATAGGGGAAATACATCTATACCCGGCTATGGAATAGGTTTAAATCTTTCAAAATCAATAATAGAAAACCACAATGGAGAAATAAATGCATACAATGATAGCGGACTTACATTTCAAATTAAATTTTATAATGTCACTTAGATGTCATCTTCATATTATATCCTTTAGCTATAGGAGGTAAGAATATGGAAATATTAAAAATCGAAAACTTAAAAAAGACCTATGGTGAAGGAAAAACAAAGGTAGAAGCCTTAAAGAATATCAATCTAGCTATAGAAAGAGGTCAAATGATTGCTGTAATGGGACCAAGTGGTTGTGGAAAATCTACTCTTTTAAATTTAATTTCAGGCATAGATAAACAAACAGACGGAAATGTAATTGTAGAAGGTAGCAATATATCAGAGCTGGATGAAAATAGTTTAGCACTTTATAGAAGGAGAAAGCTAGGAATTATATATCAGTTTTTCAATTTAATCCCCAATCTTTCAGTGGAAAATAATATAAAACTACCTATTTTAATGGATAATAAAGAAGTGGAAACAGAATATTTTAAGGAACTGGTAAATAGTTTAGGGATTGATGATAAATTGGAAGTCTTTCCAGACAAATTATCAGGAGGGCAGCAACAGAGGGTGGCTATAGCTAGAAGTTTAATATATAAGCCAAGTATAGTTTTGGCAGATGAGCCGACAGGAAATCTAGACAAGAAAAATTCTAAAGATATAATAGAACTTTTCAGACTATCCAATTTAAAATATAAGCAAACAATGATAATAGTAACCCATGATGAAGAAGTAGCATTATCAGCAGATAGAATGTTCAGAATGGAAGATGGCCTTGTTATAAGTGACGAGGTGATAAGATGAATATTTTTAAAGAATATATTAAAGGAGATATTAAAAACAATAGGAAAAGTTATAATTCAACAAGAATTACTATATTTTTAGCTGTATTAATCTTATCTACCTTTGTATTTGGAGTATTCTCCTATTATAAATCCTTTAAGGATATGCCAATTGATAATATGGGAGGAGCACAATTTAGAATTATAAGTACAATCTCAAGTCAAGATGCAAATAATTTAGTTTCAAATAGGCATATAAAGAAAATTGGTTTTTTTAATACAAAAGAGCTCGAAGAAGGGTTTGGTCCTAAAGAGAAGACTAAACTTTTTAAAATGGATGATAATGCAATGTCTACAATGGAGTTCTCCTTAAAAGAAGGAAAACTTCCTAAAGATGGACAGGTAATGATAAGTGATGATATGGCTAAAGAAATAGGTAAATATTTAGGAGATAATATAGAAATTGAAGATAAGATATACCACATATCAGGTATATACTATGATGCAATTCATGGGTATCAAAACTTCTATAATATATATTTAAATGTAAGCCAAAGAGTCCTTTTAGAAAGTGGCAAAGAATTATCACCTTTTATATGGTATAAAAATATATATAGAACCTATAATTTAAGTGAAGAAATTATGGACAACTTGGAGACTAAAGATGTTACTTATGGTTATAACGATTTATATTTAAATAGGTCCTTCGTTATTGACCCAGAAAAGAATTTATTAAAGGATTATACTAACCATATTCTAGTATTTGTTCTATTTATAATATTAATAATTCTTTTTTATTCAATAATTCTAAACTTATTTCTAGTTCAAGAATCAAAATCTATTATGGAATATTCAAAGCTTAAATCTATTGGGGCTACAAATAAAGATATAAGTAAAATAATAAGATTAAAGATTATGTATATATCCCAGATACCAATAGTATTAGGAATGCTTTTATCTCTTGGATTAGTAAAGATATTATTTTTAATTATAAATTCAGTTGATAAATATTTTTCTGGTGGAAAAGATTTATATTCAATATATATGCATTTGGATTTAAAATTAGATTTTAGGCTTGTTTTATTCGTATATATTCTAAGCTTTTTAATAATATATATAGGAATTAAAAAGCCAATCAAAAAACTTAAGAAAAATTCTATATTAGATGGATTAAAGGGAAATATTAGAAATAAAAATTATAAAAAGCATGATTTAAAATATACAGGAAATATAGAAAAAGACCTTTCAAAACAATTTTATAAAAATAGTAAATATAATTTTAGATTTACAGGTATAACTTTTAAAATAGGTTTTTTATTAATGGTATTTGTAATGGTGGCGATTACTTATTATTCTATGGATAAAAAATATAATCGTGTAAGTAAATATGAAACATATGATATTCAAGGTGAATATGCAACTTTAAAGCCATTACATGAAGATTTTATAAAAGAAATTAAAAAATTAAATATAGAGGATTTAGTAAATTTCAGAAAAGAAACTGTATTTTTAGATTTTGATCCTAATATGGTTTCAAATAAATATAGGAACACAGATAGTTTAAGTAGTTTAGGAAAAG
It contains:
- a CDS encoding ABC transporter ATP-binding protein codes for the protein MEILKIENLKKTYGEGKTKVEALKNINLAIERGQMIAVMGPSGCGKSTLLNLISGIDKQTDGNVIVEGSNISELDENSLALYRRRKLGIIYQFFNLIPNLSVENNIKLPILMDNKEVETEYFKELVNSLGIDDKLEVFPDKLSGGQQQRVAIARSLIYKPSIVLADEPTGNLDKKNSKDIIELFRLSNLKYKQTMIIVTHDEEVALSADRMFRMEDGLVISDEVIR
- a CDS encoding FtsX-like permease family protein — protein: MNIFKEYIKGDIKNNRKSYNSTRITIFLAVLILSTFVFGVFSYYKSFKDMPIDNMGGAQFRIISTISSQDANNLVSNRHIKKIGFFNTKELEEGFGPKEKTKLFKMDDNAMSTMEFSLKEGKLPKDGQVMISDDMAKEIGKYLGDNIEIEDKIYHISGIYYDAIHGYQNFYNIYLNVSQRVLLESGKELSPFIWYKNIYRTYNLSEEIMDNLETKDVTYGYNDLYLNRSFVIDPEKNLLKDYTNHILVFVLFIILIILFYSIILNLFLVQESKSIMEYSKLKSIGATNKDISKIIRLKIMYISQIPIVLGMLLSLGLVKILFLIINSVDKYFSGGKDLYSIYMHLDLKLDFRLVLFVYILSFLIIYIGIKKPIKKLKKNSILDGLKGNIRNKNYKKHDLKYTGNIEKDLSKQFYKNSKYNFRFTGITFKIGFLLMVFVMVAITYYSMDKKYNRVSKYETYDIQGEYATLKPLHEDFIKEIKKLNIEDLVNFRKETVFLDFDPNMVSNKYRNTDSLSSLGKEIGSFENMRVEIFGIEDEKFKELALERGFNPDDYVGNKAILLNTMGDDFNIPVSDMKDIKFLKDDVNELSLSEYENLIEVKGTKTKGHEFTLNVEDKIDTPLFDYTFMKYCLNVYMPKSQYIELFHNFLRIGDLDQYEYISVKTDNIEEIQESINNMSMEYFKVDDYFLESKLDEKNLVKKRNIIGSVLAIFLSLFFVVVGFSNSYFSFYNLFLKRKDEFLLYKSIGMDKKLLESILEKEKKKILFSFIFSMPFIVLAITYIMSKLFTIFRPIDFLLNLNYLFILVIIGYILIIYIAISKIYNKYKKEIIEG